From one Flavobacteriales bacterium genomic stretch:
- a CDS encoding SDR family oxidoreductase — protein sequence MEKHASIMVTGAGSGIGLETVRALLALASFDVVAVARHGKRRLEQELQAHPGRLHVLELDLLSEDAAERIAASMGDKRLIGLVHNAATLIQAGKGGYDRGSLMDLLALNVSLPLLLTQALKGNLAGDPPAHVVCIGSMGGFQDSVKFPGLAAYSSSKAALACFAQCAAVEFAPLGIRSNCLALGSVDTAMLRAAFPDHRASTSAAEMGRYVAEFTLQGHKLYNGKVLPVAVSTP from the coding sequence ATGGAGAAGCACGCAAGCATCATGGTCACCGGTGCCGGATCGGGGATCGGGCTGGAAACGGTCCGGGCATTGTTGGCGCTCGCTTCGTTCGATGTTGTAGCCGTTGCACGCCACGGCAAGCGCCGATTGGAACAGGAGCTCCAAGCCCATCCAGGGCGCCTTCATGTACTTGAACTGGACCTGCTCTCCGAGGATGCGGCCGAACGGATTGCGGCCAGTATGGGTGACAAGCGACTCATCGGTCTTGTGCACAACGCGGCTACGCTGATCCAAGCCGGGAAAGGGGGATACGACCGTGGCTCCCTCATGGACCTGCTGGCGCTGAATGTGTCGCTGCCCCTGCTGCTTACCCAAGCGCTGAAAGGAAACCTCGCTGGCGATCCCCCGGCTCATGTGGTCTGCATCGGAAGCATGGGAGGCTTTCAGGACAGCGTGAAATTCCCGGGACTGGCCGCCTACAGCTCCAGCAAGGCTGCCTTGGCCTGCTTCGCGCAATGCGCCGCCGTTGAATTCGCGCCACTCGGCATACGCAGCAACTGCTTGGCGCTTGGTTCCGTGGACACCGCCATGCTCCGGGCCGCGTTCCCGGACCATCGCGCAAGCACGTCGGCCGCGGAAATGGGCAGGTACGTAGCCGAATTCACCTTGCAGGGCCACAAGCTGTACAACGGCAAGGTGCTGCCCGTGGCCGTGAGCACCCCTTGA